In the Helianthus annuus cultivar XRQ/B chromosome 11, HanXRQr2.0-SUNRISE, whole genome shotgun sequence genome, one interval contains:
- the LOC110907877 gene encoding UDP-glycosyltransferase 85A8, translated as MGSLVEIEKPHAIFIPFPAQGHINPMMKLAKLLHLKGFHISFVNTHFNHKRLLRSGGPSTLDGLPDFRFYSIPDGLPPSDADSTQSIPVLCESLPKHSLEPFCELITRLNGASDVPPVSCIVSDGVMTFTLKAAEKFGLPEVLFWTTSACGFLAYSHCRDLVQKGYIPLKGIWVTGFILVSCSFGKSFSF; from the coding sequence ATGGGTTCTTTAGTAGAAATAGAAAAGCCACATGCCATATTCATCCCCTTCCCAGCACAAGGCCACATCAACCCCATGATGAAACTTGCTAAGCTCCTTCACTTAAAGGGATTCCACATCTCCTTCGTGAACACCCACTTCAACCATAAGCGCTTGCTCCGATCTGGAGGTCCTTCCACCCTCGACGGCTTGCCAGACTTCCGTTTCTACTCCATTCCTGATGGCCTCCCACCATCTGATGCCGATTCCACCCAGTCAATCCCAGTCCTTTGTGAATCACTTCCTAAGCATAGTTTGGAACCTTTCTGTGAGCTGATTACAAGGCTTAATGGCGCGTCTGATGTGCCGCCAGTTAGCTGTATTGTTTCGGATGGGGTCATGACTTTTACTCTTAAAGCCGCCGAGAAGTTTGGGTTGCCGGAAGTACTCTTTTGGACCACGAGTGCTTGTGGGTTTTTGGCTTACTCTCACTGTCGCGATCTTGTTCAAAAGGGCTATATTCCTCTGAAAGGTATATGGGTTACAGGTTTTATTCTCGTATCATGTTCTTTTGGtaaatctttttctttttag